The sequence ATTTATGAAAGTTTAAAAAAATTGAGACTAGTTATTTAAAGATGTGAAACTGATTATTTCAAACCTTTATAAAATGAGCGAAATTTGTTTTATGAAATAAGGGAAATGTTGTAAAGATAATCTGTAAGAAGATAGAAACAAAATTAATAGAATTCGGCAACTGGCCCCATCGTTATGTTTGCTTAGGACAAGCCGATTTGTGTTTCTTATTGATGGTGGCATACACTAGGGGTGGCTAACCAAGGGGAGCCTGGCAGGAGACCTGCCAGAAGGCCCGCAAGGCCCAGCGACCATGGGGAACCTGAAGAAGGTGATATGCACGTGATGACCATCTTGTTCTCCAAGTTAGCAGCGGCAGCTACATGGATTGCATCTCCCTCTGTAAAACCCTAGCCTCTACCATGTATATAAGGGGTGGCTAGCAGGCTCTCATACCAATCTATTGTCAGATAGACCAACTCTCGGTAGGAATCTCGTCAACATCATTGTATTCCATTGCACGAGGTATCCATCTACCATGAATAACAAGAAGAGGCATGATGTAGGGTATTACTCTTCGGACGCCTGAACATGGGTAACTTGTGCATGCGGGATCCGTCCTGGTAATTCCGACCAAGTTCGCCACCCTACCAAGGGATCTGACAGTTTTGTGCACTATCAATTCTGTCGGAAACCGAATCCGGGATAGAGATCCAGATGGAGCCTACAAGTTCATGCTAAGCCAGATCCTCACCTTCGGCTCTTTCGAGCTAGTGCTTGATAGTTGGGGACAGCCCTTGGACGTCACGCCCCTGCCCTACATCTACTATATGCGCTTCGGGACGATCGAGTTCCTCTTCAATGAGCACGCGAGACCACGACAATCTATGCCTACTCGACCCGTATCGCAAGGAAATAAGTGTGGGCTACCGCTCGCAGCGAAAAATCTGAATGTACAGTTTCATTGCTTTTTAGCACAAGATAGCTGAAATGAATAAATTAATTTGTCACAACCTAGCTTTGATAAGCGCTTACAGTACTGGAGTTTAACATTATTCTTTAACTAGAGGATACCCCGCCCGTTTGTTGCGGGTTGATTGATGAAATGTTTGGTCCATAACATGAGAACTAAAATTgaaaatacatatgatttattatatttgattatgtatagttgtaaaatatttattgaacATAAGTAGAATAATTGAATGAAAAATATTTTTCCATGTATGGTTGAATGTTCTGGTGGGTTTTTTCACATGCAagattgcatgttgaggtgggtcTTATCCCATTCATAATTATAAGATGAGGTACCAACTTGCATGTTGAGATTTAAGTAGTGGGGATGACTTTGTTAGGTATATAGGATTCACGCCCGCGTGAGTTAATTCATGTTGTGCAACAAATATACAAATCTAAAAGAGGATTTTCGCTACCAAGTTAACGTGGCGAAATCCATGCTCAACATTTAACTCTACCTACACAAAGCGTATCTTGCTTAGAGTAAATTGATCATATTGGATATGGCTTTCGCATTAGGATTCGATTCACGTTTGCATGAGTTAATGGGTATGTATCTCCTACATGAGTGAGAGTGAAGGGATATGCAAATCTAAAATAGAAATTTTCTCTACATAGTTAATGCAGCCCAAAACTCTTGCTGGACAAATTATGACTCAGTGTAAGGCAAAGACAAACATACTTGCAGTATACTCATATGAATCGGCACACATTAAATGAAGATATGCATACAGTAGTAGTATATAGGAGATATGCACATTAAATGAATATACGGATTTTGGCACCACAATTAGTTCTCGCTCAACATTTAACTCTCCGTGTACAAAGACTGCTTGCATTCAAGCCACCAAGTAAGGTGCGGTGCTCTAGCTTGCTAGTGTGACTGTGTTGCTGCAACCATGGAGCTTGGCACACACGCTCTCGCCCTCCTCCCGCTGGTGCTTGTTGCCTCTCTGGCGATGTTCCTCCAGCCTGCCGTTGCAACCCATGGCATGCCACGCCCCAGCGGAGGCTTCAGCCTGCGCCTGGTGCCCAGCGCCGGCTGGAACAGCACCATGCACGTCGACGGCGGCGGCTTCCTGCACCTCAACGAGCAGGCAGCCACCACTGCGCTTCGGCCGCATGTCCACGGGCCGAGAGGGCTGACATACAGCGTGGCCACCACCGTTGGGACGGGCCGCGGCCGCCGCACCTACGACCTGGTGCTGGACACGGTCAGCAGCCTGACATGGATGCAGTGCTTGCCGATTGCGCATCCGTTCCCACAGATGCCGCCGCCCTTCAACCTGGAGATCTCGACGTCGTTCAGACGCGTCCCGCACGGGAGCAACCTGTGTCATAAGCCATCCAGGGGCAACGAGTGCGAGTTCCGGGCCACCCGCCTCGACGGCGCGCATGCGAGCGGTGTGCTCGGCACCGAGACCTTCGCCTTCGCGGACGATGGCGGCCGCGCCGCAGCCGCGGAGGTTGGTGGCGTCGTCTTTGGCTGCGCGCACATCGCCACAGGATTCCACGGCCATGGAGTACTAGCCGGCGTCCTCGGCCTGGGGAAGCTGATGCCGTCTCTCATTTGGACTCGGCTCCGCCAGCACCGGCAGGACGGCCGCTTCTCCTACTGCCTCTTCGGTCCCACGCGTCCGGAGAGGCACGGCTTCCTCCGGTTCGGCGCCGATGTCCCGGCCACCGGCCACATGAAGAGCACCAACATCCTCTACATGCGCTGGACCAGCCCGGATTTCAGCGCCTACTTCGTCAAACTCCTCGGCGTCAGCGTCGCCGGCAAGCGCCTGGCCGGGCCACCCGGACGCCACATGGTCGACTTATTCCAGCGCCACAAGTCGGGCGGTAGGTGGTACGGCGGGTGCCTGATCGATCCTGGGACGGGCACGACGATGATGACGCAGCTCGCGTACAACGTCCTGGAGCACGCCGTGGAGGAGCACGTCAAGAGACTGGGGACGCCGCTTGTCAGGCACCACGGGTATCGCCTTTGCTTCAGCGGCACGACTCAGGCCGCCATCCCGCACCTGCCGACGATGACGCTGCACTTCGAGGAGGGCGGGGAGGACGACGGTGACCTCGTGATAAGGCCGCAACAACTCTTCGTCTTCGTTCAGCACGACATCTGCCTCGCCGTGGTGCCGAGCGAGCACATGACCATCATCGGCGCGATGCAGCAGGTGGACACGCGCTTTGTCTATGACATCACAGCTGGCAAGATCCACTTCGCTCCCGAGAGATGCAGCAACGATACAGGCGGCCCCAACTGAACTAGGATGTGGGCTTCCAGTAAACCCTAATTTAAAAAGTTTACAGTTTTCAATGCAGCTTTTTCTTGAATTAGATGTTGTCATCAACTGAAAAAGAAATAAAGAAGACTACGTACACATTTGGCTCTTCGTCCCCTCCCCATTCCTTCATTAGCGCATC comes from Triticum aestivum cultivar Chinese Spring chromosome 5B, IWGSC CS RefSeq v2.1, whole genome shotgun sequence and encodes:
- the LOC123117705 gene encoding aspartic proteinase nepenthesin-1-like, with the protein product MELGTHALALLPLVLVASLAMFLQPAVATHGMPRPSGGFSLRLVPSAGWNSTMHVDGGGFLHLNEQAATTALRPHVHGPRGLTYSVATTVGTGRGRRTYDLVLDTVSSLTWMQCLPIAHPFPQMPPPFNLEISTSFRRVPHGSNLCHKPSRGNECEFRATRLDGAHASGVLGTETFAFADDGGRAAAAEVGGVVFGCAHIATGFHGHGVLAGVLGLGKLMPSLIWTRLRQHRQDGRFSYCLFGPTRPERHGFLRFGADVPATGHMKSTNILYMRWTSPDFSAYFVKLLGVSVAGKRLAGPPGRHMVDLFQRHKSGGRWYGGCLIDPGTGTTMMTQLAYNVLEHAVEEHVKRLGTPLVRHHGYRLCFSGTTQAAIPHLPTMTLHFEEGGEDDGDLVIRPQQLFVFVQHDICLAVVPSEHMTIIGAMQQVDTRFVYDITAGKIHFAPERCSNDTGGPN